A region of the Pedococcus aerophilus genome:
ACGATCCAGTCGTCACCGTTCTGCACCCAACCGCGGCCGGTGGCAAGGGCGCGCAGGTTCTGCCTCGTCACGATCCGGTCGCCGACTCCGACAATGGTTCCGTTCTCAAGACGCACTCCGTCTGGGGTCACCTCGCCGCTGCGGATGCGGTGGGCCTGAGCTCGGCCGTTGAGGTCGCTAACGGTTTGGGCGTCGGCGGAAAGCATGAGCGAGGCCCGGCCGCCTTCGGTATCGGTTCGCCAGGCGTCGAAGAGAAGGTCGAGTAGGTCCTCCCGGTCACCGGACTCCACCCTGCCGTGGACCAGGTAGGTGTCGGCCACGTCGGCGTTCCCGAGGCGCAGCTGCAAGGAAGCGTCGCGTTCCCAGTCGTGGGTGAACCGGTGCACCTCGTGCAAGGTCGGGGCGTCGGGGCTGCGGTCGTCGGCCAGGAGCTTGAACGCGCCTCCGGCCTGCACCGGCGACAGCTGGGCCCAGTCGCCGACGAGCAGCACCTTCGCCCCGACCTGGCGAGCGTACCTCGACCGCATCGGCGAGCACCGCCGCCGCCGCTGCGGACGGTGCGAGCCCGACCACAGACCCGCGTCCGTAGTGGGCGTCCCACGCGGCCCGGACCATAGCCATCGCGCTCGCTGTTGCGGGCCCGCAAAGGTGAGGTGCCGTCCTGGCGCCGCAGATGCTCGGGCAACAGGTCCGGCACAGCCGGCGTGAGCATCACCGACCTCTCCGTCGCGAGAGTGGCCACGTGCTCGGTCACGGAGACCCGGTCGGGGGCGGTGGCGAACCGGACTCCGGCCAGCTGCCGACTGGTCTCGGCGAGCAGGTTGGCCCGGGTGAAGGTGGCCTGCTTGTCCGCCCCGGACCTCTGCGTCCGCGCGCTCGAGGACCGCCGTCGGACCGAGGCGCGGCTGCGGCTCGCCGCGGGTGGGGCATGGGCGGGCACCGGCCTCGTCCTCACTACGCGCTTGGGCGATGCCCTGGATCCTCGGAACTTCCACCGCGCCTTCAAGACACGGGCCGCCAAGGCCGGCGTTCCCGTCATGCCCGTCCACGCCACCCGCCACACCTGCGCGAGCCTGCTGGTCGCGCTCGACGTTCACCCGCGGGTGGCCATGGCCATCCTCCGTCACAGCAAGATCGCGGTGACGATG
Encoded here:
- a CDS encoding ATP-dependent DNA helicase, yielding MLLVGDWAQLSPVQAGGAFKLLADDRSPDAPTLHEVHRFTHDWERDASLQLRLGNADVADTYLVHGRVESGDREDLLDLLFDAWRTDTEGGRASLMLSADAQTVSDLNGRAQAHRIRSGEVTPDGVRLENGTIVGVGDRIVTRQNLRALATGRGWVQNGDDWIVTDTNPDGSLTVTRLGGGVGLVLPAEYVLEHVELGYASTAYRAQGRTVDTAHAYVTASTQREPLYVMATRGRDSNRLYVDTAYDRDQRTDHQAVTSSDPTEVLATVIATTGADLAAHETRRQEQTRALQRAVGEPRPSHLVASEKTFGPRLDLWTL
- a CDS encoding tyrosine-type recombinase/integrase, encoding MSAPDLCVRALEDRRRTEARLRLAAGGAWAGTGLVLTTRLGDALDPRNFHRAFKTRAAKAGVPVMPVHATRHTCASLLVALDVHPRVAMAILRHSKIAVTMDIYSQVSSATTREALKRLGEAFG